A genomic segment from Ptychodera flava strain L36383 chromosome 19, AS_Pfla_20210202, whole genome shotgun sequence encodes:
- the LOC139119388 gene encoding phospholipid scramblase 2-like translates to MADQGNAYGQQPPPQGYAQPPPQGYAQPPPQGYAQPPPQGYAQPPPQGYAQPPPQGYAQPQPGYTQPGYAQPGQPGYGQPPPAPGAPAGGQWMQAPQAPANCPPGLEYLTQIDQLLVHQQVELLEAFTGFETNNKYGIKNSMGQRIYFAAEDTDCCTRQCCGSARPFEMKILDNSQREVIHLSRPLRCSSCWYPCCLQELEVQSPPGTVVGYVKQAWSIILPKFYIQNANRETQLMIEGPFCTWNICGDVEFQVLSNDGATQVGKISKQWSGLAKEMFTDADNFGITFPMDLDVNIKAVMLGACFLIDFMFFEKSGNKDDQHSMGMF, encoded by the exons ATGGCAGATCAAG GTAATGCATATGGACAGCAGCCACCACCTCAGGGGTATGCACAACCACCACCCCAGGGATATGCCCAGCCCCCACCCCAGGGATATGCACAGCCCCCACCCCAGGGATATGCCCAGCCCCCACCACAGGGCTATGCACAACCCCCACCACAGGGATATGCACAGCCTCAACCGGGATACACACAGCCAGGATACGCACAGCCAGGCCAGCCAGGTTATGGACAGCCACCGCCGGCACCGGGCGCTCCTGCAGGGGGACAGTGGATGCAGGCACCACAGGCACCGGCAAACTGTCCGCCAGGACTTGAATATCTGACCCAGATTGACCAGCTCTTAGTTCATCAACAGGTGGAACTTCTTGAAG CGTTTACTGGTTTTGAAACAAATAACAAGTACGGGATCAAGAACAGTATGGGACAGAGAATCTACTTTGCAGCTGAAg ACACTGACTGTTGTACGAGACAGTGCTGCGGTTCAGCCCGTCCCTTTGAAATGAAAATCTTGGACAACTCGCAACGAGAAGTGATTCACCTCAGTCGACCCCTGAGATGTTCAAGCTGCTGGTATCCATG CTGTCTTCAAGAGCTTGAGGTACAGTCACCCCCAGGCACTGTAGTGGGATACGTCAAACAAGCCTGGAGCATCATTCTTCCAAAATTCTACATTCAGAACGCAAACAGGGAAACCCAGCTGATGATTGAAGGTCCCTTCTGTACATGGAACATCTGTGGAGATGTGGAATTCCAG GTGTTGTCAAATGACGGAGCGACGCAAGTTGGCAAGATTTCCAAGCAGTGGTCTGGATTGGCCAAGGAAATGTTCACAGATGCAGACAACTTCGGAATAACATTCCCCATGGATTTGGATGTCAACATCAAGGCCGTCATGTTGGGCGCCTGTTTCCTCATT GACTTTATGTTCTTTGAGAAGAGCGGCAACAAGGACGACCAACACAGCATGGGGATGTTTTAA